A stretch of the Desulfovibrio porci genome encodes the following:
- a CDS encoding CoB--CoM heterodisulfide reductase iron-sulfur subunit A family protein has protein sequence MSNAILVVGGGFSGLTAAIEAAELGHDVYIVEKSPWLGGRVAQLNKYFPKLCPPSCGLEIQFQRIRKNPRIKCLTLAEVVGLTGSKGDYNVRVRLSPRRTAPHNVDFSLLASALEGESPSEFDLGLCGRKGLYKAMPFAFPGRYVLDPATLSKSDAARVAGNKFLDLTEKEREIELSVGAIVLATGWKPYDVTRLTNLGAGSVKNCVSNMQMERLASPFGPTNGRIVRPSDGRAPHSVAFVQCAGSRDQNHLNYCSYICCMATLKQCLYIAEQNPETLVTVYYIDLRAPGRYVNVLEKVKALPNVRFVKGKVADAVQAEGDRVRVTVEDAVRGEKLTLDYDLVVLATGMQPSLAGENPPLPVPLDEDGFIAGGEEAGIFAAGCARMPLDVTRSAQSGTAAALKAVQTVKGR, from the coding sequence ATGTCCAATGCCATTCTCGTCGTGGGCGGCGGCTTTTCAGGCCTCACAGCCGCCATTGAAGCGGCGGAACTGGGCCACGACGTCTATATCGTCGAAAAGTCGCCCTGGCTCGGCGGCCGCGTGGCTCAGCTCAACAAATATTTCCCCAAACTCTGTCCCCCCTCCTGCGGCTTGGAAATCCAGTTCCAGCGCATCAGGAAAAATCCGCGTATCAAATGCCTTACCTTGGCCGAAGTCGTCGGGCTCACGGGCAGCAAGGGCGACTACAACGTGCGGGTCCGCCTGAGCCCGCGCCGCACCGCGCCCCACAACGTGGACTTCAGCCTGCTGGCTTCCGCGCTGGAAGGTGAAAGCCCCAGCGAATTCGACCTGGGACTTTGCGGTCGCAAAGGCCTGTACAAGGCCATGCCCTTTGCCTTCCCCGGCCGCTATGTGCTGGATCCGGCCACCTTGTCCAAGTCCGACGCGGCGCGGGTGGCGGGCAACAAATTTCTCGACCTCACGGAAAAAGAGCGCGAAATCGAGCTCAGCGTGGGCGCTATTGTGCTGGCCACGGGCTGGAAGCCCTATGACGTGACCCGCCTGACCAATCTGGGCGCGGGTTCGGTGAAGAACTGCGTTTCCAACATGCAGATGGAGCGTCTGGCTTCGCCCTTCGGCCCCACCAACGGCCGCATTGTCCGGCCTTCGGACGGCCGCGCGCCTCACAGCGTGGCTTTTGTGCAGTGTGCGGGTTCGCGTGACCAGAACCATCTGAATTACTGTTCCTACATCTGCTGTATGGCCACACTCAAGCAGTGCCTGTACATCGCCGAGCAGAATCCGGAAACCCTGGTCACCGTCTATTACATTGATCTGCGGGCCCCGGGCCGCTACGTGAACGTGCTGGAAAAGGTCAAGGCCCTGCCCAACGTGCGTTTCGTCAAGGGCAAGGTGGCCGACGCGGTCCAGGCCGAAGGCGACAGGGTGCGCGTTACGGTGGAAGACGCCGTTCGCGGCGAAAAACTGACCCTGGACTATGATCTCGTGGTGCTGGCCACAGGCATGCAGCCTTCACTGGCCGGTGAAAATCCGCCGTTGCCTGTGCCGCTGGATGAAGACGGCTTCATTGCGGGCGGCGAGGAGGCCGGTATTTTCGCGGCAGGTTGCGCGCGCATGCCTCTGGATGTGACGCGCTCGGCGCAGTCCGGCACAGCCGCCGCCCTGAAGGCGGTACAAACGGTGAAAGGGAGGTAG